One Cryptosporangium aurantiacum DNA window includes the following coding sequences:
- a CDS encoding STAS domain-containing protein: protein MRERQGRAVGARSATRSKPESFGRLRVTVDDREHYALVTVAGEVDVTTGSQLREPLHELVEQRKHRHVVDLREVTFLDSTGLGILVSDHKRLRDRDGSLHVVTVPGIVSRVFRLTGVDRVVPLVDTIEQAEEALGLSPNRP from the coding sequence ATGCGTGAGCGTCAGGGTCGGGCCGTCGGGGCGCGTAGCGCCACTCGGTCCAAGCCGGAGAGCTTCGGCCGGCTGCGGGTCACCGTCGACGACCGCGAGCACTACGCACTGGTCACCGTCGCCGGAGAGGTCGACGTCACCACCGGCTCGCAACTGCGCGAGCCGCTCCACGAACTGGTCGAACAGCGCAAGCACCGGCACGTCGTCGATCTGCGCGAAGTCACCTTTCTCGACTCCACCGGACTGGGCATCCTGGTGAGCGACCACAAGCGACTCCGCGACCGCGACGGGTCGCTGCACGTCGTGACCGTGCCCGGAATCGTCTCCCGGGTGTTCCGCCTCACCGGCGTCGACCGCGTCGTCCCTCTGGTCGACACCATCGAGCAGGCCGAAGAAGCCCTTGGTCTGAGCCCCAACCGCCCTTAG
- a CDS encoding site-2 protease family protein has translation MTEATGEPVRQRRESTASRWPSPLFVGLVLTTVVSGWALWTGYGSAGLFAFLFVAAGWVVSLCLHEFAHAVVAYQGGDRSVAERGYLTLDPLKYTHFVYSILLPLLFVLLGGIGLPGGAVFVDRRYLRSRLANSLVSLAGPLTNVVFAAVLAIALAGWGSSDAVHVEFWAAVAFLTFLQVTAAVLNSLPVPGLDGFGVIEPYLSNKILRKVAPIAPYAVLLLFVLLFIPPVNRAFFTIVLWFLELLGVPGWLADYGQSLFRFWLG, from the coding sequence GTGACGGAAGCGACCGGAGAACCGGTACGCCAGCGCCGGGAGTCCACGGCGAGCCGGTGGCCGAGTCCGCTCTTCGTCGGGCTGGTGCTGACCACCGTGGTGTCCGGGTGGGCGCTCTGGACCGGCTACGGCTCGGCCGGCTTGTTCGCGTTCCTGTTCGTCGCGGCCGGCTGGGTGGTCTCGCTCTGCCTGCACGAGTTCGCGCACGCGGTGGTCGCCTACCAGGGCGGTGACCGGTCGGTGGCCGAACGCGGCTACCTGACGCTGGACCCGCTCAAGTACACGCACTTCGTGTACAGCATCCTGCTGCCGCTGCTCTTCGTCCTGCTGGGCGGCATCGGCCTGCCCGGAGGCGCGGTGTTCGTCGACCGCCGGTACCTGCGCAGCCGGCTGGCCAACAGCCTGGTCTCGCTGGCCGGTCCGCTGACCAACGTGGTGTTCGCGGCCGTGCTCGCGATCGCGCTCGCCGGGTGGGGCTCTTCCGACGCCGTCCACGTCGAGTTCTGGGCCGCGGTGGCGTTCCTGACGTTCCTGCAGGTCACCGCCGCAGTGCTGAACTCGCTGCCGGTCCCGGGGCTGGACGGATTCGGGGTGATCGAGCCGTACCTGTCGAACAAGATCCTGCGGAAGGTCGCGCCGATCGCGCCGTACGCGGTGCTGCTGTTGTTCGTTCTGCTGTTCATTCCGCCGGTGAACCGGGCGTTCTTCACGATCGTGCTGTGGTTCTTGGAACTGCTCGGGGTACCGGGCTGGCTCGCCGACTACGGCCAGAGCCTGTTCCGGTTCTGGTTGGGGTAA
- a CDS encoding MFS transporter, producing MDRLPWSRFHWLVVISLGVTWILDGLEIQIASTVADKLTEDGTLGLSAQQVTISASVYLFGEVVGALWFGRLADRLGRRKLFLITLTLYLVASGLTGFSFTFYEFLLFRFLAGMGIGGEYAAIHSAIDELIPSHYRGRVDLAISGTYWGGAALASAAQIVFLHPDIFSDNIGWRLGFFLGPLIGLAIWPLRRHIPESPRWMMTHGKAEEAERTVDEIEARVRASGKEVTPVPESEASEVKPHPPVTYRQIARIMFKQYRSRSILGFALMTTQSFLYNAIFFTYALVLGTFYDVDSGTIPYFFFPFAIGNLIGPLVLGPFFDTVGRRKMIGGTYVSSGILLAITGYLFYADVLTAVTQTILWCVIFFIASAAASSGYLTVSEIFPLELRSQAIAFFFAISQFCGGVIAPALFGALIGDGESRGPLFGGYLLGACLMIVGGLVAFYLGVDAERKSLESIAKPLGIVKTRVADAAAGTPATRPTDGT from the coding sequence ATGGACCGCTTGCCATGGTCCCGTTTCCATTGGCTGGTCGTCATTTCGCTCGGCGTCACCTGGATCCTCGACGGGCTCGAGATCCAGATCGCGTCCACGGTCGCCGACAAGCTCACCGAGGACGGCACGCTCGGCCTGAGTGCCCAGCAGGTGACGATCTCCGCATCGGTCTACCTGTTCGGCGAGGTCGTCGGCGCGCTCTGGTTCGGCCGGTTAGCCGACCGGCTCGGGCGTCGGAAACTGTTCCTGATCACGCTGACGCTCTATCTCGTCGCCAGCGGCCTGACCGGTTTCTCGTTCACGTTCTACGAGTTCCTGCTGTTCCGATTCCTTGCCGGTATGGGCATCGGCGGTGAGTACGCGGCGATCCACTCAGCGATCGACGAGTTGATCCCTTCGCATTACCGCGGCCGCGTCGACCTGGCGATCAGCGGCACGTACTGGGGCGGCGCCGCGCTGGCGTCAGCCGCACAGATCGTCTTCCTCCACCCGGACATCTTCTCCGACAACATCGGATGGCGGCTCGGGTTCTTCCTCGGCCCGCTGATCGGTCTGGCGATCTGGCCGCTCCGGCGCCACATCCCGGAGAGCCCTCGCTGGATGATGACCCATGGCAAGGCCGAGGAGGCCGAACGCACGGTCGATGAGATCGAGGCGCGTGTCCGGGCGAGCGGCAAGGAGGTCACGCCGGTCCCGGAGTCCGAGGCCAGCGAAGTCAAACCGCATCCCCCGGTCACCTACCGGCAGATCGCCCGGATCATGTTCAAGCAGTACCGGAGCCGGTCGATCCTCGGGTTCGCGCTGATGACCACGCAGTCGTTCCTCTACAACGCGATCTTCTTCACCTACGCGCTGGTGCTGGGGACGTTCTACGACGTGGACAGCGGGACGATCCCGTACTTCTTCTTCCCGTTCGCGATCGGCAACCTGATCGGTCCGCTGGTGCTCGGCCCGTTCTTCGACACGGTCGGACGGCGGAAGATGATCGGCGGTACCTACGTGAGCTCCGGCATCCTGCTGGCGATCACCGGTTACCTGTTCTACGCCGACGTCCTGACCGCGGTGACCCAGACGATCCTCTGGTGCGTGATCTTCTTCATCGCGTCGGCGGCGGCCTCTTCCGGCTACCTCACGGTCAGCGAGATCTTCCCGCTGGAGCTGCGGAGCCAGGCGATCGCGTTCTTCTTCGCGATCTCCCAGTTCTGCGGTGGTGTCATCGCGCCGGCGCTGTTCGGTGCGCTGATCGGCGACGGCGAGAGCCGCGGACCGCTGTTCGGCGGTTACCTGCTGGGTGCCTGCCTGATGATCGTCGGCGGTCTGGTCGCGTTCTACCTCGGTGTGGACGCCGAACGGAAGTCGCTGGAATCGATCGCGAAGCCGCTGGGCATCGTGAAGACGCGGGTGGCCGACGCGGCCGCCGGCACCCCCGCCACCCGACCCACGGACGGCACGTAA
- a CDS encoding ATP-dependent DNA ligase encodes MLLADIAATGRDVAAVSSRKAKVERLAACLKQLSDDEVVPGVAWLCGELRQRQIGVGWAALRDLPDVAAEDPTLTVTAVDATFAEIGALAGPGSQAARRAALAALFARATGPEQAFLRALLVGEVRQGALAGVMADAVAAATGLPLTALRRAVLLRGDLRVVAETALRDGAEGLAAFRLQVGRPLAPMLAQPAEDLADALTRSGPAAVEEKLDGARVQVHRDGSDVLVVTRSLDDITARVPEVVEAALALPVRTAVLDGEAIALRPDGRPQPFQVTASRVGSRADVAKARAATPLSAVLFDALHLDGQDLLDGPAADRFAALSAVAPAESIVRRVAVPEEDAAEFLAATLRRGHEGVVVKSLASPYAAGRRGGGWWKVKPRHTLDLVVLAAEWGHGRRRGWLSNLHLGARDPSGLVGDAGGFVMLGKTFKGMTDAMLKWQTEFLLERAVSRDAYTVYVRPELVVEIAFDGVQTSPRYPGGVTLRFARVKGYRTDKRVDETDTLEAVRALHVS; translated from the coding sequence ATGCTTCTCGCCGACATCGCCGCGACCGGGCGTGACGTCGCCGCGGTCAGCTCACGCAAGGCCAAGGTCGAGCGGCTGGCCGCGTGCCTCAAGCAGCTCTCCGACGACGAGGTGGTGCCCGGCGTCGCCTGGCTCTGCGGTGAGCTGCGGCAGCGGCAGATCGGTGTCGGCTGGGCCGCGCTCCGCGACTTGCCCGACGTCGCCGCCGAGGACCCGACGCTCACGGTGACGGCCGTGGACGCCACGTTCGCGGAGATCGGCGCGCTCGCGGGGCCCGGCTCGCAGGCCGCCCGCCGGGCGGCGCTCGCGGCACTGTTCGCCCGTGCCACCGGGCCCGAGCAGGCGTTCCTCCGCGCGCTCCTGGTCGGCGAGGTCCGTCAGGGCGCGCTGGCCGGCGTCATGGCGGACGCCGTCGCGGCCGCCACCGGCCTGCCGCTCACCGCGCTGCGCAGAGCCGTGCTGCTCCGTGGCGACCTGCGGGTAGTGGCCGAGACCGCGCTCCGCGACGGTGCCGAGGGGCTGGCGGCGTTCCGATTGCAGGTCGGGCGTCCACTGGCGCCGATGCTCGCCCAGCCCGCCGAAGATCTGGCCGACGCGCTGACCCGATCCGGCCCGGCCGCGGTCGAGGAGAAGCTGGACGGCGCCAGGGTTCAGGTCCACCGCGACGGCTCCGACGTCCTTGTCGTCACCCGGAGCCTGGACGACATCACGGCCCGGGTGCCCGAGGTCGTGGAGGCCGCGCTCGCGCTCCCCGTGCGCACGGCGGTGCTCGACGGGGAGGCGATCGCGCTCCGGCCGGACGGGCGCCCGCAGCCGTTCCAAGTCACCGCGTCCCGAGTGGGCAGCCGGGCGGACGTAGCGAAGGCGAGGGCCGCCACGCCGCTCTCCGCGGTGCTCTTCGACGCGCTGCACCTCGACGGCCAGGACCTCCTCGACGGACCGGCCGCCGATCGGTTCGCCGCACTGAGCGCGGTGGCTCCCGCCGAGAGCATCGTGCGCAGGGTCGCGGTGCCCGAGGAGGACGCTGCGGAGTTCCTGGCCGCGACCCTGCGCCGGGGGCACGAAGGCGTCGTCGTGAAGTCGCTGGCCAGCCCTTATGCGGCGGGAAGGCGCGGCGGCGGCTGGTGGAAGGTCAAGCCGCGGCACACGCTCGACCTGGTCGTGCTGGCGGCGGAGTGGGGCCACGGGCGGCGTCGCGGATGGCTCTCCAATCTGCACCTGGGTGCCCGCGATCCGTCCGGCCTGGTGGGTGACGCGGGTGGCTTCGTCATGCTCGGCAAAACGTTCAAGGGCATGACCGACGCGATGCTGAAGTGGCAGACCGAGTTTCTGCTCGAACGCGCGGTGAGCCGCGACGCGTACACCGTCTACGTGCGACCGGAACTGGTGGTCGAGATCGCGTTCGACGGGGTGCAGACCAGCCCGCGCTATCCGGGCGGTGTGACGCTGCGGTTCGCCCGGGTGAAGGGCTACCGCACCGACAAACGGGTCGACGAGACCGACACGCTCGAGGCCGTGCGAGCGCTGCACGTCTCGTAG
- a CDS encoding sensor histidine kinase, producing the protein MTSPTDEQSGMHRRAGGERTRGTLLAATVAVLGVALSVLLAEGLRDVERHGVDRAMDRQSTLARTAVAAEIRRYTDTARQLAASLGALETLDESRFAAVVPDATLAGAAGLSVVVPATTAQVSAVQRAWRADLTAVPDAPKHYFAVLDRRWGGTTPQVGLDLAAAPEAVAALEAARVSGDLVVTDAHVLLPDRNLPAARRQTSVALVAPIYRSTTATRRFVGWVHLALHGRDFLETTLRDASQGLAGISLTATGTGGRTARLGTVALRDDDGSAVVRTARLAVGRQAWQLRLRSGSSAATLFGIDVHLDEIALVTGVAVSILLALLVYGLAGGRARARAQVAAVTAELRHTERSARQQAALLHAVLHGVEDGIAVADADGSLVMLNPSAQATLAVPATAGPDERQQHYGLYRVDGVTPYPAEQLPLRRALEGTACTDEFVIRNAARPDGVRVRVSAQPLDLGPDRRGALAVARDVTALRACEADLAAFAGLAAQDLQAPLATLVGYLDLAEDDLAEIRTLGRQPRGVTTALGHLARVRTGADRMRRLIDDLLTYAAARDATLQLGDVDLNALVSDVFPAVLRPERTNPPHVVVRPLPTVRADGALLRRLLTHLLGNAVTYTPPDEAPRIAVRARPVPGEDNWVRIEIADHGIGIPSGQHARIFRGSPGAGLGLAICHRIVERHGGTIGAVDNPGGGTLVWFTLPMSTGARSADAEAPDLVGVRS; encoded by the coding sequence ATGACGTCGCCCACCGACGAGCAGAGCGGGATGCACCGGCGCGCCGGTGGGGAGCGCACCCGGGGGACGCTGCTCGCAGCGACCGTCGCGGTGCTGGGGGTCGCGCTCTCGGTACTGCTGGCCGAGGGGCTGCGGGACGTCGAGCGGCACGGTGTCGACCGGGCGATGGACCGGCAGAGCACGCTCGCCCGGACCGCGGTCGCGGCGGAGATCCGCCGGTACACCGACACCGCGCGGCAGCTCGCGGCGTCCCTCGGCGCGCTGGAGACCCTCGACGAGAGCCGGTTCGCCGCGGTGGTGCCCGACGCGACGCTCGCGGGGGCCGCCGGGCTGAGCGTCGTCGTCCCCGCGACCACCGCGCAGGTGTCCGCGGTGCAGCGCGCCTGGCGGGCCGACCTGACCGCGGTACCGGACGCTCCGAAGCACTACTTCGCAGTGCTCGACCGCCGCTGGGGCGGCACCACACCCCAGGTCGGGCTCGACCTCGCGGCAGCGCCCGAGGCGGTGGCCGCGCTGGAGGCCGCCCGGGTCTCCGGCGACCTGGTGGTCACCGACGCCCACGTGCTGCTCCCCGACCGGAACCTGCCCGCCGCCCGGCGTCAGACCTCGGTCGCGCTGGTCGCCCCGATCTACCGGTCGACGACCGCGACACGCCGGTTCGTCGGCTGGGTGCACCTCGCTCTGCATGGCCGCGACTTCCTCGAGACGACGCTGCGCGACGCGTCGCAGGGTCTGGCCGGGATCTCGCTCACCGCGACCGGCACCGGCGGGCGCACCGCCCGGCTCGGCACGGTCGCCCTTCGCGACGACGACGGGTCAGCCGTGGTGCGGACGGCCCGCCTCGCGGTCGGCCGGCAGGCCTGGCAGCTGCGGCTCCGGTCCGGCAGCTCCGCTGCCACCCTGTTCGGTATCGACGTTCATCTGGACGAGATCGCGCTGGTCACCGGCGTCGCGGTGAGCATCCTGCTCGCGCTGCTGGTGTACGGGCTGGCCGGTGGCCGGGCCCGCGCCCGCGCTCAGGTCGCCGCCGTCACCGCGGAGCTGCGCCACACCGAGCGGTCCGCCCGGCAGCAGGCCGCGCTGCTCCATGCCGTGCTCCACGGCGTCGAGGACGGCATCGCGGTCGCCGACGCGGACGGGTCGCTCGTCATGCTCAACCCGTCCGCCCAGGCGACGCTCGCGGTTCCGGCGACCGCCGGTCCGGACGAGCGGCAGCAGCACTACGGCCTCTACCGGGTGGACGGTGTCACGCCGTACCCCGCCGAGCAGCTGCCGCTGCGCCGGGCGCTGGAAGGCACCGCCTGCACGGACGAGTTCGTCATCCGCAACGCCGCGCGGCCGGACGGCGTCCGCGTGCGGGTTTCGGCGCAGCCGCTCGACCTCGGGCCGGACCGGCGCGGAGCGCTGGCGGTCGCCAGGGACGTCACCGCGCTGCGGGCCTGCGAGGCCGACCTGGCGGCGTTCGCCGGCCTCGCCGCACAGGACCTGCAGGCGCCGCTGGCCACGCTGGTCGGCTACCTGGACCTGGCGGAGGACGACCTGGCCGAGATCCGGACGCTCGGGCGGCAGCCCCGCGGCGTGACGACGGCGCTCGGCCACCTGGCCCGGGTCCGGACCGGCGCCGACCGGATGCGCCGGCTGATCGACGATCTGCTGACCTACGCCGCGGCCCGCGACGCCACGCTGCAGCTCGGCGACGTCGACCTCAACGCGCTGGTGAGCGACGTCTTTCCCGCGGTACTGCGGCCGGAGAGAACGAACCCGCCGCACGTCGTCGTGCGTCCGCTGCCGACCGTGCGCGCCGACGGTGCGCTGCTCCGCCGGCTGCTGACCCACCTCCTCGGCAACGCGGTCACCTACACCCCACCGGACGAGGCGCCGCGGATCGCCGTCCGGGCGCGACCGGTACCCGGGGAGGACAACTGGGTGCGGATCGAGATCGCCGACCACGGGATCGGCATCCCGTCGGGGCAGCACGCCAGGATCTTCCGCGGCTCCCCCGGTGCCGGTCTCGGGCTCGCGATCTGCCACCGCATCGTCGAGCGCCACGGCGGGACGATCGGCGCGGTCGACAACCCCGGCGGCGGCACGCTCGTCTGGTTCACGCTGCCGATGAGCACCGGCGCCCGGTCCGCCGACGCCGAGGCCCCCGACCTGGTCGGCGTCCGTAGCTGA
- a CDS encoding cation:proton antiporter: MHSSATLLIEVGGILLALALLGRAGRRIGLSPIPLYLLAGLAFGHGGLVPLSASEGFIEVGAEIGVVLLLVTLGLEYSASELVSNVRAAAPAGVVDALLNAVPGAVLALALGWGPVGAVALAGVTWVSSSGVIAKTLADLGRLGNRETPTVLSVLVIEDLAMALYLPILTALLAGVGFAKGSVVLGIALGTVAIVLVMALRFGHWITKLVSAEDAEALLLGVLGLTLLVAGIASELQVSAAVGAFLVGIALSGEVAHSANALLSPLRDLFAAVFFVFFGLSTDPETIPPVLLPALALAVVTMGTKVLTGWYAARRAGIGSKGRLRAGLALMPRGEFSIVIAGLAVAAGVDPELGALATAYVLITVVSGPLLARLSDLDRSKRPSRRLFVRRREESSASIVGPTPQPAVD, from the coding sequence GTGCATTCCTCCGCGACGCTGTTGATCGAGGTCGGCGGGATTCTGCTGGCGCTGGCCCTGTTGGGTCGCGCCGGACGGCGGATCGGGCTCAGCCCCATCCCGCTCTACCTCCTCGCGGGTCTGGCGTTCGGCCACGGTGGGCTGGTGCCGCTGTCGGCCAGCGAGGGATTCATCGAGGTCGGCGCCGAGATCGGCGTCGTCCTGCTGCTGGTCACGCTGGGCCTGGAGTACTCCGCGTCCGAGCTGGTGTCGAACGTCCGCGCGGCGGCTCCGGCCGGCGTCGTGGACGCGTTGCTCAACGCGGTCCCGGGTGCGGTGCTGGCGCTGGCGCTCGGCTGGGGCCCGGTGGGCGCGGTCGCGCTGGCCGGCGTCACCTGGGTCTCGTCGTCCGGCGTCATCGCCAAGACGCTCGCCGACCTCGGCCGCCTCGGTAACCGGGAGACGCCGACCGTGCTGAGCGTCCTCGTGATCGAGGACCTGGCGATGGCGCTCTACCTGCCGATCCTCACCGCGCTGCTGGCCGGCGTCGGGTTCGCGAAGGGGTCGGTGGTCCTCGGGATCGCACTCGGCACGGTCGCGATCGTGCTGGTCATGGCGCTGCGGTTCGGCCACTGGATCACCAAGCTGGTCTCCGCCGAAGACGCGGAGGCGCTGCTGCTGGGCGTCCTGGGCCTGACGCTGCTGGTCGCGGGCATCGCGTCCGAACTGCAGGTGTCGGCCGCCGTCGGCGCGTTCCTGGTCGGCATCGCGCTCTCCGGCGAGGTCGCACACTCGGCGAACGCGCTTCTCAGCCCGTTGCGCGACCTGTTCGCCGCGGTCTTCTTCGTGTTCTTCGGGCTGTCCACCGACCCGGAGACGATCCCGCCGGTGCTGCTGCCCGCGCTCGCCCTGGCGGTCGTCACGATGGGGACGAAGGTGCTGACCGGCTGGTACGCCGCCCGCCGCGCCGGGATCGGTTCGAAGGGTCGTCTGCGTGCCGGGCTCGCGCTGATGCCGCGCGGCGAGTTCTCGATCGTCATCGCGGGCCTGGCCGTCGCGGCGGGGGTCGACCCGGAGCTGGGTGCCCTCGCCACCGCGTACGTGCTGATCACCGTCGTGTCCGGTCCGCTGCTGGCCCGGCTGTCGGACCTCGACCGGTCGAAGCGGCCCTCGCGTCGGCTGTTCGTCCGCCGCCGGGAGGAGTCATCGGCGTCGATCGTCGGGCCGACCCCGCAGCCTGCCGTCGACTGA
- a CDS encoding cation:proton antiporter regulatory subunit, giving the protein MSARVEQRALPGIGVCQDVVTRKGRRIGVLTHRDGHRELVVYDVDDPDAASDTIPLNGDEANALAELLGAPQLVRHLAELQQQVTGVLTEQLPVLEGSAFAGRPLGDTQARTRTGASIVAVLRQAEVVASPGPSFVFAPGDMMVVVGTRDGIDGVAAILRGEA; this is encoded by the coding sequence ATGAGTGCGCGGGTAGAGCAGCGGGCCCTCCCCGGGATCGGCGTCTGCCAGGACGTAGTGACTCGGAAGGGCCGCCGCATCGGCGTGCTCACGCACCGCGATGGTCACCGCGAACTGGTGGTCTACGACGTGGACGACCCGGACGCCGCGAGCGACACAATCCCGTTGAACGGCGACGAGGCCAACGCGCTCGCGGAGCTCCTCGGTGCACCGCAGCTGGTCCGGCACCTCGCCGAGCTCCAGCAGCAGGTGACCGGCGTCCTCACTGAGCAACTGCCGGTCCTGGAAGGCTCGGCGTTCGCCGGCCGTCCGCTCGGCGACACGCAGGCCCGGACGCGAACCGGCGCCTCGATCGTCGCCGTGCTGCGGCAGGCCGAAGTCGTTGCGTCACCGGGGCCGTCGTTCGTATTCGCTCCGGGCGACATGATGGTCGTGGTCGGAACCCGAGACGGTATCGACGGCGTCGCCGCGATCCTCCGCGGCGAGGCCTGA
- a CDS encoding methylated-DNA--[protein]-cysteine S-methyltransferase, whose amino-acid sequence MTVEPPAEDETRATVELSTPIGPLGVVVTRRGVLAVGLDGLPGAESAAEALELRPGALPAAVERVRAEFGAYFDGRLRRFSLPIDWRLSSGYAREVREKLYATVGYGETISYGGLARRVNDTEVEGEFGAARAVGRAMATNPVPVIVPCHRVLAADGSLHGFGGGLEMKRRLLALEGAVPDTLF is encoded by the coding sequence GTGACGGTTGAACCTCCAGCTGAGGACGAGACGCGGGCGACCGTGGAACTCTCCACGCCGATCGGGCCACTCGGTGTGGTCGTGACCCGGCGGGGCGTGCTGGCGGTCGGGCTCGACGGCCTGCCCGGCGCGGAGTCGGCGGCCGAGGCCCTCGAGCTACGGCCGGGCGCGCTGCCGGCGGCGGTGGAGCGCGTGCGGGCGGAGTTCGGCGCCTACTTCGACGGTCGGCTGCGCCGTTTCTCGTTGCCGATCGACTGGCGGCTGAGCAGCGGATACGCCAGGGAGGTGCGGGAGAAGCTGTACGCGACCGTCGGCTACGGCGAGACGATCAGCTACGGCGGGTTGGCGCGGCGGGTCAACGACACCGAGGTGGAGGGCGAATTCGGGGCCGCGCGTGCGGTGGGGCGGGCGATGGCGACGAACCCGGTGCCGGTGATCGTGCCGTGTCACCGGGTGCTGGCCGCCGACGGCAGCCTGCACGGGTTCGGTGGCGGCCTGGAGATGAAGCGGCGCCTGCTGGCCCTGGAAGGAGCGGTCCCCGACACCCTGTTCTGA
- a CDS encoding LLM class F420-dependent oxidoreductase, translating into MPTLVPRWGLTLPLDGVPLHRHRPLIDAVAELGFTDVWSAETAGADAFTPLALFSSWSPTLRLGTAIAPAQTRGPALLAMSTAALADAAPGRFALGLGASSPAIVESWNGLPFEQPYQRVRDTLRFLRRALAGEKIDEAYETFTVRGFRLQRVPEQQPPILLAALRPGMLRLAGQEADGAILNWLAVTDVPKAVAELGTAEKEVAARIFVCPTTDRQFVGVLARRLISSYLTVPAYRAFHEWLGRGDALGPMWDAWEAGDRAAANAAIPDEVVDALVVHGTPDECRAHLRAYVDAGVTTPVAALLPTPDIGTPEGVLAAIRAVSPA; encoded by the coding sequence GTGCCGACCCTCGTCCCCCGCTGGGGCCTCACGCTGCCGCTCGACGGCGTCCCGCTGCACCGACACCGCCCGCTGATCGACGCGGTGGCCGAACTCGGTTTCACCGACGTCTGGTCGGCCGAGACCGCCGGCGCCGACGCGTTCACCCCGCTCGCGCTGTTCTCCTCGTGGTCCCCGACGCTGCGGCTGGGCACCGCGATCGCACCCGCGCAGACCCGCGGCCCGGCGCTGCTGGCGATGAGCACCGCCGCCCTCGCCGACGCCGCCCCCGGCCGGTTCGCGCTGGGCCTCGGGGCGTCGTCGCCGGCGATCGTCGAGTCGTGGAACGGGCTGCCGTTCGAGCAGCCGTACCAGCGCGTCCGCGACACCCTGCGGTTCCTCCGCCGGGCGCTGGCCGGCGAGAAGATCGACGAGGCCTACGAGACGTTCACCGTGCGCGGCTTCCGGCTGCAGCGGGTGCCCGAGCAGCAGCCACCGATCCTGCTCGCGGCGCTGCGCCCCGGGATGCTCCGGCTCGCCGGGCAGGAGGCGGACGGCGCGATCCTCAACTGGCTGGCCGTCACCGACGTGCCGAAGGCCGTCGCGGAGCTGGGCACCGCCGAGAAGGAGGTCGCGGCCCGGATCTTCGTCTGCCCGACCACCGACCGGCAGTTCGTCGGCGTGCTGGCCCGGCGGTTGATCAGCTCGTACCTGACCGTGCCCGCCTACCGGGCGTTCCACGAGTGGCTCGGGCGCGGCGACGCGCTCGGCCCGATGTGGGACGCGTGGGAGGCCGGCGACCGGGCGGCGGCCAACGCCGCGATCCCGGACGAGGTGGTGGACGCACTGGTCGTGCACGGGACCCCGGACGAGTGCCGGGCGCACCTGCGCGCGTACGTCGACGCGGGCGTCACGACCCCGGTGGCGGCGCTGCTGCCGACGCCGGACATCGGCACCCCCGAGGGCGTGCTGGCCGCGATCCGAGCCGTGTCCCCGGCCTGA